A single Alphaproteobacteria bacterium DNA region contains:
- a CDS encoding NADP-dependent malic enzyme — protein sequence MPRDVYNQSLDYHRKKPHGKISVTPTKPLADNHDMLLAYTPGVAEPCRLIADDPSQAAELTSRSNLIAVITNGTAVLGLGDIGPLAAKPVMEGKAVLFKKFAGVDAFDIEISENDPDRLVDIIASLEPTFGGINLEDIKAPECFYIERKLKEKLKIPVFHDDQHGTAIIVGAAILNGLQLIGKKIESVRLVTSGAGAAAMACLDLLLDLGMKRENVIVCDSKGVLHKERKDSLDNSKLLYTQDTPHRTLADAMDGADVFLGVSKAGVVTPEMVRTMAPNPLILALANPEPEILPTAVQSVRADAIIATGRSDFPNQVNNVLCFPYMFRGALDVGATVINQAMKIACVHAIAKLARAESSDVVSKAYNGEIHRFGPDHIIPKPFDPRLLVEVAYAVAEAAMETGVATRPIKDMAAYRESLNAFGCQSSLVMRPVFAQAKKKADRPIRLVLAEGEDERVLQAAQILCDEGMGKPILVGRPDIIARRITTLSLRLVQGEDFDVVDPNHDPRYHTYWTTYHHLVERKGISPDVAKALVRTNTTIIAALMVHLGDADAMICGTIGRYVDHFRHIKKILGVNPEFGQCASLCPLVLDSGPLFICDPYVNIDPTAEQLVAMTLLSAQQVRRFGLVPKVALVSHSNFGSSRSESARKMQRALALLQKEAPDLEVEGEMHADVALCPDIRQKIFPNSRLQGAANLLIMPNIEAANIAYNMAKAFGSQLSIGPILMGVNNTAHILTASAPVRSIVNMASLAIVDVQERLINGHVAKGR from the coding sequence ATGCCCCGCGACGTCTACAATCAATCCCTCGATTATCATCGAAAAAAACCCCATGGAAAAATATCCGTCACCCCAACGAAACCGTTGGCGGATAATCATGACATGCTTTTGGCGTATACGCCCGGCGTTGCCGAACCTTGTCGTCTGATTGCCGATGACCCATCGCAGGCGGCAGAACTGACATCACGATCCAATTTAATAGCCGTTATCACCAATGGAACAGCTGTCCTTGGTTTGGGCGATATTGGCCCCTTGGCTGCCAAACCCGTTATGGAGGGGAAAGCGGTTCTTTTTAAGAAATTCGCCGGTGTTGACGCGTTTGATATCGAAATCAGCGAAAATGATCCCGATCGTTTGGTAGATATCATCGCATCACTGGAACCAACCTTTGGTGGGATTAATCTGGAGGATATCAAGGCCCCAGAATGTTTTTATATCGAAAGAAAACTCAAAGAAAAACTTAAGATTCCCGTTTTTCACGATGATCAGCACGGAACCGCGATCATTGTTGGGGCCGCCATATTGAACGGCCTGCAACTGATTGGAAAAAAAATCGAATCGGTTCGGCTGGTCACATCTGGTGCTGGCGCAGCGGCTATGGCTTGTCTGGATCTTTTGCTTGATCTTGGCATGAAACGTGAAAACGTGATCGTTTGCGATAGCAAGGGCGTGCTTCATAAAGAACGCAAAGACTCCCTGGACAACAGCAAACTGCTTTATACACAAGACACCCCCCATCGAACATTAGCCGATGCCATGGATGGTGCCGATGTTTTCTTGGGCGTTTCCAAAGCTGGTGTTGTGACCCCCGAAATGGTTCGAACGATGGCCCCCAACCCGTTGATTTTGGCCCTAGCCAACCCAGAACCCGAAATTTTACCAACCGCTGTGCAATCCGTTCGTGCGGATGCAATTATTGCAACGGGCCGTTCCGATTTTCCAAACCAGGTCAATAATGTTCTGTGTTTTCCATATATGTTCCGCGGAGCCTTAGACGTTGGGGCAACGGTCATCAACCAAGCCATGAAAATCGCGTGCGTTCATGCGATTGCAAAATTGGCCCGGGCCGAAAGCTCCGATGTTGTGTCCAAAGCATACAATGGCGAAATCCATCGATTCGGCCCCGATCACATCATTCCGAAACCATTTGATCCCCGCTTGCTGGTAGAGGTCGCCTATGCCGTAGCCGAAGCCGCCATGGAAACAGGCGTTGCCACACGTCCCATCAAAGACATGGCGGCGTATCGCGAATCCCTGAATGCGTTTGGATGTCAATCAAGCCTGGTTATGCGACCCGTTTTCGCCCAGGCCAAAAAGAAAGCAGACAGACCGATTCGATTGGTCCTTGCCGAAGGCGAAGACGAGCGCGTCCTGCAAGCGGCGCAAATATTGTGTGACGAGGGTATGGGAAAACCAATCCTGGTGGGTCGCCCCGATATTATCGCACGTCGTATTACAACGCTGAGCCTGCGATTGGTGCAGGGGGAGGATTTCGACGTTGTCGATCCCAATCATGATCCCCGGTATCACACATACTGGACAACCTATCATCACCTTGTGGAACGCAAGGGGATTTCGCCCGATGTGGCTAAAGCCCTTGTCCGCACAAACACAACAATCATTGCGGCGCTGATGGTTCACTTGGGTGATGCAGATGCAATGATTTGCGGGACAATCGGACGTTATGTTGATCATTTTCGGCACATCAAAAAAATCCTGGGCGTTAATCCGGAATTTGGCCAATGTGCGTCACTGTGTCCGTTGGTTTTGGATAGCGGCCCCCTGTTCATTTGTGACCCCTATGTGAACATTGACCCAACAGCAGAACAATTGGTTGCGATGACATTATTGTCGGCCCAACAAGTACGTCGTTTTGGTTTGGTGCCAAAGGTGGCACTGGTTTCCCATTCGAATTTTGGGTCATCCCGTTCCGAATCAGCCCGAAAAATGCAACGGGCCCTGGCTTTATTGCAAAAGGAAGCCCCTGATTTAGAGGTGGAAGGGGAAATGCATGCGGATGTGGCCCTTTGCCCCGATATTCGTCAGAAGATTTTTCCCAATTCCCGCCTTCAGGGAGCAGCGAACCTTTTGATCATGCCGAACATAGAGGCTGCCAATATTGCCTATAATATGGCCAAGGCATTTGGGAGCCAGCTTAGCATCGGACCCATTCTGATGGGGGTCAACAACACGGCCCACATTTTGACGGCATCCGCCCCGGTCAGAAGCATCGTCAATATGGCATCCCTTGCGATCGTCGATGTACAGGAACGTTTGATTAATGGGCATGTGGCAAAAGGCCGATGA